From one Gossypium hirsutum isolate 1008001.06 chromosome D08, Gossypium_hirsutum_v2.1, whole genome shotgun sequence genomic stretch:
- the LOC107915126 gene encoding histone H1 codes for MATEDPAVVADPAPETEEDKTAETKATSKSGRAKKAKEPKTKKAAAPRKPRAAPTHPPYEEMIKDAIVTLKERTGSSQYAIAKFIEEKQKNLPGNFKKLLLVHLKKLVAAGKLVKVKASYKLPSARSSKTATAASAPAKKKPATTKSKSKPASKPKEGKSTKTTPKAKAKTKTTSKAKSKPAAKPKPTSKAKAAPAKTKAVASVKPKTTAATKSKAAAKPKDKPVKASRTSTRTSPGKRAAAPKPAAKKAPAAKKAPAKSVKPKSVKSPAKKAPSRRGKK; via the exons ATGGCAACCGAGGACCCGGCAGTCGTGGCAGACCCCGCACCCGAGACGGAGGAGGACAAGACTGCTGAGACCAAAGCTACTTCAAAATCCGGCAGAGCAAAGAAAGCCAAAGAACCCAAAACCAAGAAAGCTGCAGCTCCTAGGAAACCACGGGCTGCTCCTACTCATCCTCCTTACGAAGAG ATGATCAAAGATGCGATCGTTACTTTGAAAGAGAGGACAGGTTCAAGTCAGTACGCCATTGCTAAGTTCATTGAAGAGAAGCAGAAGAATCTTCCTGGAAATTTCAAGAAGCTTCTGCTTGTCCATTTGAAGAAGCTTGTGGCTGCTGGGAAGTTGGTTAAAGTTAAGGCTTCGTATAAACTTCCTTCTGCTAGGTCTTCGAAGACGGCTACTGCTGCTTCTGCTCCTGCAAAAAAGAAACCGGCTACTACTAAGTCGAAGTCTAAGCCTGCCTCAAAGCCTAAGGAAGGGAAGAGTACAAAAACTACTCCTAAAGCAAAGGCCAAGACAAAAACTACTTCGAAGGCTAAGAGTAAGCCGGCGGCTAAGCCAAAGCCTACTTCTAAGGCGAAGGCTGCTCCAGCCAAGACTAAGGCAGTGGCTTCTGTGAAGCCGAAGACTACTGCAGCTACAAAGTCAAAAGCTGCAGCCAAGCCTAAGGACAAGCCGGTTAAGGCTTCGAGGACTTCAACTAGGACGTCTCCCGGAAAGAGGGCTGCTGCTCCCAAGCCTGCTGCGAAGAAGGCTCCTGCGGCTAAAAAAGCTCCTGCGAAGAGTGTAAAGCCGAAGAGTGTCAAGTCACCGGCGAAGAAAGCCCCGTCGAGGAGGGGAAAGAAATGA